From Amia ocellicauda isolate fAmiCal2 chromosome 12, fAmiCal2.hap1, whole genome shotgun sequence, a single genomic window includes:
- the cfl1 gene encoding cofilin-1 — MASGVTVADNVITVFNEMKVRKAQVCEDDKKKRKKAVLFCLSQDMKNIVLEEGKEILLGDVGNTVDDPYLHFVKMLPPNDCRYALYDATYETKESKKEDLVFIFWAPENAPLKSKMIYASSKDAIKKKFTGIKHEWQVNGLEDIKDRRTLAEKLGGQSVITLEGSPL; from the exons ATG GCCTCCGGCGTGACCGTGGCAGACAATGTCATCACCGTGTTCAACGAGATGAAGGTGCGGAAGGCGCAGGTGTGCGAGGACGACAAGAAGAAGCGTAAGAAGGCCGTGCTGTTTTGCCTGAGCCAGGACATGAAGAACATCGTGCTGGAGGAGGGCAAGGAGATCCTGCTGGGCGACGTGGGCAACACAGTGGATGACCCCTATCTGCACTTCGTCAAAATGCTGCCACCCAATGACTGCCGCTACGCCCTGTACGACGCCACGTACGAGACTAAGGAGAGCAAGAAGGAGGACCTAGTATTCATCTTCtg GGCCCCCGAGAATGCCCCCCTGAAGAGCAAGATGATCTACGCCAGCTCCAAGGATGCCATCAAGAAAAAGTTCACAG gCATCAAGCACGAGTGGCAGGTAAACGGTTTGGAGGACATCAAGGACCGACGCACCCTGGCTGAGAAGCTGGGCGGCCAGTCAGTTATCACCCTGGAGGGGAGCCCCTTGTAA
- the LOC136764763 gene encoding putative transcription factor Ovo-like 1 → MPRAFLVKKSFVSPGKRKWSELPDYERGEIYIPVSLGCSSFVEESEASPAESALCLSTRPPNAHAKTNTLNKHTHTAQLPSCTAQGTCQSAELSDREPEEEKKSQYVRSKIKVTTGELPPSGELFMCQVCQKSFQYQRMLNRHLKCHNDTKRHLCTYCGKGFNDTFDLKRHVRTHTGVRPYKCALCEKAFTQRCSLESHMKKIHGVTQQYAYKERRSKLYVCEECGYTAPTQDTLLRHLRNTHPNSSLLRKGGHGSGSGGEENVAAGSHSPSLHSHTLSPPQP, encoded by the exons ATGCCTAGAGCTTTTTTGGTGAAGAAGTCCTTCGTGTCTCCAGGGAAGAGAAAGTGGAGCGAACTGCCCGACTACGAGCGAGGAGAGATCTACATTCCAG TGTCTCTCGGGTGCTCCTCTTTCGTGGAAGAGTCTGAGGCCAGCCCAGCTGAGTCGGCCCTGTGTTTGTCCACTCGCCCCCCCAACGCCCACGCCAAAACCAACACTCTCAACAAGCACACGCACACGGCCCAGCTGCCCTCCTGCACTGCGCAGGGCACCTGTCAGAGTGCAGAGCTCAGCGACAGGGAGccggaggaggagaagaagagccAGTATGTGCGCTCCAAGAtcaag gtgaccaCAGGTGAACTGCCACCCTCAGGTGAGCTGTTCATGTGTCAGGTGTGTCAGAAGAGCTTCCAGTACCAGCGCATGCTGAACCGTCACCTCAAGTGCCATAATGACACCAAGAGGCACCTGTGCACCTACTGCGGCAAGGGCTTCAACGACACCTTCGACCTGAAGAGAcacgtgcgcacacacacag GTGTGCGGCCCTATAAGTGCGCCCTGTGTGAGAAGGCGTTCACGCAGCGCTGCTCTCTGGAGTCGCACATGAAGAAGATCCACGGGGTGACGCAGCAGTACGCCTACAAGGAGCGGCGCAGCAAGCTGTACGTGTGCGAGGAGTGCGGCTACACGGCGCCCACGCAGGACACGCTGCTGCGCCACCTGCGTAACACGCACCCGAACAGCTCCCTGCTGCGCAAGGGCGGCCACGGCAGCGGCAGCGGTGGAGAAGAGAACGTGGCCGCCGGGTcgcactctccctccctccactcGCACACACTCAGCCCACCGCAGCCCTGA
- the ttc9c gene encoding tetratricopeptide repeat protein 9C, with product MAHQIRTVSEGAESLPGEGEGPEQPQQQEADLGEGSPTHHVSGAGSGAAGGAAPSKTGAEWQLAEAVRVKGEGNSLYRERRFRTAIGRYHRALLILRALDPQLAPPMHSLGPPRLPLTPQQEELLRDTEADCYNNLAACLLQRGGVDYARVREYSERVLRWRQGNVKALYRAGLASLQLGDPRTARHYLTQASKGQPNDPNVRRYLQQAEEGVSREQQREKSLYSSMFTQHPH from the exons ATGGCCCACCAG ATTCGGACGGTATCGGAGGGGGCGGAGTCCTTGCCCGGGGAGGGGGAGGGCCCTGAGCAGCCCCAGCAACAGGAGGCGGACCTGGGGGAGGGGTCTCCGACGCACCACGTATCGGGGGCGGGGTCTGGGGCTGCTGGCGGGGCGGCTCCCAGTAAAACGGGGGCGGAGTGGCAGCTGGCGGAGGCAGTGCGAGTGAAAGGGGAGGGGAATTCCCTGTACCGGGAGCGGCGGTTCCGGACAGCTATTGGACGGTACCACCGGGCCCTGCTCATCCTGCGCGCCCTGGACCCCCAGCTGGCGCCCCCGATGCATAGCCTGGGCCCCCCCCGACTGCCCCTCACCCCCCaacaggaggagctgctgcgaGACACGGAGGCAGACTGCTACAACAACCTGGCAG CCTGCCTGCTCCAGCGGGGTGGGGTGGACTACGCGAGGGTACGGGAGTACAGCGAGCGCGTGCTGCGCTGGCGGCAGGGGAATGTCAAGGCGCTATACAGAGCGGGCCTGGCCTCACTGCAGCTAGGGGACCCGCGCACCGCCCGCCACTACCTCACACAGGCCAGCAAGGGGCAGCCCAACG ACCCCAATGTGCGGCGGTACCTGCAGCAGGCGGAGGAGGGTGTGAGCAGAGAGCAGCAGAGGGAGAAGAGTCTGTACAGCAGCATGTTCACACAGCACCCACACTGA
- the LOC136764767 gene encoding transmembrane protein 179, giving the protein MKPERRLLLAHCAAYSLSILGGLAVVVPLALNGSHFKGRCLLFSRGFWRTENRSGAFLGRGADPGVEAGLWGWPGAVSEAGAAGGSVSVSRLVMEEWGPPAACQLPAFVGVFTVLFGAAQSWRSLFYLQQRHDDTLLFSSLTLLLSVSLLCLSLLSSATLSLGFLYWCDTVTDHQTVAFSCPEAQAVPLYLDVDTSAFYSELTWAQAGLWSVTVLWLCVSVLSLLRVCLSQRGLHRGGACLARDKELLLGVGSDPQPTHTHIQTHTHLHTPGHFV; this is encoded by the exons ATGAAACCGGAGCGGCGGCTCTTGCTGGCTCACTGCGCCGCCTACTCCCTCTCCATCCTCGGCGGCCTGGCGGTGGTGGTCCCGCTGGCTCTCAACGGATCGCACTTCAAGGGCCGCTGCCTCCTGTTCAGCCGGGGCTTCTGGAGGACGGAGAACCGCAGCGGAGCTTTCCTGGGCAGAGGGGCTGACCCCGGGGTAGAGGCTGGGCTGTGGGGCTGGCCGGGCGCGGTGTCTGAGGCGGGGGCGGCCGGGGGCAGCGTGTCGGTGTCCCGGCTGGTGATGGAGGAGTGGGGGCCCCCCGCCGCCTGCCAGCTGCCTGCTTTCGTGGGGGTGTTCACGGTGCTGTTCGGTGccgcccagagctggaggagccTGTTCTACCTGCAGCAGCGACACGACGA tacgctgctcttctcctccctcacacTGCTGCTTAGTGTCAGTCTGCTCTGCCTGTCCCTGCTGTCCAGCGCCACGCTCAGCCTGGGCTTCCTGTACTGGTGTGATACCGTCACTGACCACCAGACGGTGGCCTTTAG ctgTCCGGAGGCCCAGGCCGTGCCCCTTTATCTGGATGTTGACACATCTGCCTTTTATAGTGAGCTGACCTGGGCACAG gctGGTCTGTGGAGTGTCACAGtgttgtggctgtgtgtgtcagtgctgtccCTCCTGAGGGTCTGCTTGTCCCAGCGGGGGTTACACAGAGGGGGCGCCTGCCTGGCTCGGGACAAGGAGCTGCTGCTGGGGGTTGGCAGTGACCCCcaacccacacacactcacattcagacgcacacacacttgCATACTCCTGGGCATTttgtctga
- the LOC136764764 gene encoding heterogeneous nuclear ribonucleoprotein U-like protein 2 isoform X2 has protein sequence MSSIDVKKLKVAELRAELQQRGLDTRGLKADLVERLLAAIEAEEAVGESGEVEDEERPAADEAGELQEAPVDETPVQLVKSAPGEQPASARAVEELVPVVKPDVAARQEQTEACAPVQAGTQPPKHGATKIETPVKAALPTVTTQSQAETVSAPSADKAPSSPTRAPQINTATAAAPQSALTSKERATVGAPVKPQSLQAVEADRHETVQPPPPPQQQPPQLHTEKTVKETHTAPAPAKPQQASELGDGVVTTSAKSTPSPAKVKETHVGLLSTAAKGDGVNGQPQQDQDLPGPSDNGKTEEGASEESGSEMEQDAEQPGEEQVNQGSQLDPEGERRGVKRPHSERGRGYYEFKEEINYNRAKSPEPEPEMEEEEEELDEEQVRLDSYNCDLHFEVAAGGLGGQPLFWERFPLLWSGCRVTHGVSQGQVGFEAKLVKNLEVQGLPPDTPDTQVLRLGWSVDASSFQLGEDELSFGFDSRGKKVSGGQVEDFGEPFTESDVIGCYVSFSDSEVELSFQKNGVPLGVAFRLGRTPLGDSALFPHVLCRNCTVALNLGHEGAPWHPPPPGYTALASLAPQERIRAPLPPKSKQDCEVLLMVGMPGAGKTHWARSHMTQNPERRYNLLGTRTVLDCMKVPSPTAPTQREQVLQQATQCLSQLIRVAARRRRNYILDQANVYSSAQRRKLLRFGGFRRRAVVLCPPDEEWKRRLSELQKEEGEEVPEISLLKVKVSFSLPQCGDILEEVLFPELARPEAERLLSGYKEEARRLLPAPPRRKKSRARNRKGPPPPGGPPAHRHGHRGAGDRPYGGHRGGYSHRPYGHQPQYWGPQHREEYRPFYNQYRTEFDRFYGRSYDPQRYRDYYSQYSGEWDRYYQDQDRYGYGGGNRNYNYGGGGGGGNYRGYR, from the exons ATGAGTTCGATAGACGTGAAAAAGTTGAAAGTGGCCGAACTACGAGCGGAGCTGCAGCAGCGAGGCCTGGATACGCGAGGGCTGAAGGCCGACCTTGTGGAGCGCTTGCTTGCCGCCATCGAGGCCGAGGAGGCGGTGGGTGAGTCGGGAGAGGTCGAGGATGAGGAGCGGCCTGCAGCAGATGAGGCAGGGGAGCTCCAGGAAGCTCCCGTGGACGAGACGCCTGTGCAGCTGGTCAAATCAGCGCCTGGAGAGCAGCCAGCCTCCGCCAGGGCGGTGGAGGAGCTCGTCCCGGTGGTAAAGCCAGACGTAGCCGCCCGTCAGGAGCAGACGGAGGCCTGCGCGCCGGTTCAAGCCGGGACCCAGCCTCCGAAACATGGAGCTACCAAAATAGAAACGCCGGTTAAAGCAGCTCTTCCCACGGTGACCACACAGTCCCAGGCAGAGACAGTTTCTGCACCATCGGCAGATaaggccccgtccagccccacAAGAGCCCCACAGATCAACACGGCCACAGCAGCGGCGCCCCAGTCAGCATTGACCTCAAAGGAGAGGGCTACTGTGGGGGCACCGGTCAAGCCGCAGTCGCTTCAGGCGGTAGAAGCCGACAGACACGAAACCGTACAGCCACCACCgccaccacaacaacaaccGCCACAGTTACACACAGAGAAGACCGTCAAAGAGACGCACACCGCTCCAGCCCCGGCCAAACCCCAGCAGGCCTCAGAGCTGGGGGATGGAGTAGTCACCACCTCGGCAAAGAGCACCCCATCGCCGGCCAAAGTGAAGGAGACACACGTGGGCCTCCTATCGACTGCGGCCAAGGGGGACGGGGTGAACGGCCAGCCCCAGCAGGACCAGGACCTGCCAGGACCCAGCGACAACGGCAAGACCGAGGAGGGAGCGAGCGAGGAGTCGGGCTCGGAGATGGAGCAAGACGCGGAGCAGCCCGGCGAGGAGCAAG TGAATCAGGGTTCCCAGCTGGACCCCGAGGGGGAGAGGAGGGGTGTGAAGCGGCCACACAGTGAAAGGGGGCGGGGCTACTACGAGTTCAAGGAGGAAATCAACTATAACAG GGCGAAGTCTCCAGAGCCAGAGCCAGAgatggaggaggaagaggaggagctgGATGAAGAACAGGTCCGCCTGGACTCCT ATAACTGTGACCTGCACTTTGAGGTGGCTGCGGGGGGGCTGGGCGGCCAGCCTCTCTTCTGGGAGCGCTTCCCTCTGCTGTGGTCCGGCTGCAGGGTCACCCATGGTGTCTCACAGGGGCAGGTGGGCTTTGAGGCCAAG CTGGTGAAGAACCTGGAAGTACAAGGCCTTCCCCCCGACACCCCCGACACACAGGTCCTGCGACTCGGCTGGTCAGTGGACGCCTCCAGCTTCCAGCTTG GGGAGGACGAGCTGTCATTCGGGTTCGATAGTCGGGGTAAGAAGGTGTCGGGGGGTCAGGTGGAGGATTTCGGGGAGCCCTTCACAGAGAGTGACGTGATTGGCTGCTATGTG AGTTTCTCAGACTCTGAGGTCGAGCTGTCCTTCCAGAAGAATGGAGTGCCACTGGGTGTGGCTTTCCGGCTAGGCCGCACCCCCTTGGGGGACTCTGCCCTCTTCCCGCACGTTCTGTGTCGTAACTGCACTGTTGCCCTGAACCTGGGCCACGAGGGGGCACCCTGGCACCCGCCCCCACCTGGATACACAGCGCTAGCCAGCCTGGCCCCCCAGGAGCGGATCCGTGCCCCCCTTCCCCCCAAGAGCAAGCAGGACTGTGAG GTGCTGTTGATGGTGGGGATGCCTGGTGCTGGGAAGACGCACTGGGCACGCAGTCACATGACCCAGAACCCAGAGCGCCGCTACAATCTGTTGGGTACACGCACTGTACTGGACTGCATGAAg gtgccctcccccaccgcccCAACACAGAGGGAGCAGGTGCTGCAGCAGGCTACGCAGTGCCTCAGTCAGCTGATCAGAGTCGCTGCCCGCCGCCGACGCAACTACATCCTGGACCAG GCGAATGTGTACTCCTCTGCCCAGCGCAGGAAGCTCTTGCGGTTTGGGGGGTTTCGGCGGCGCGCCGTGGTGCTCTGCCCCCCTGATGAGGAGTGGAAGCGCAGACTGAGTGAGCTGCagaaggaggagggggaggaggtgcCTGAAATCTCACTGCTCAAAGTGAAGG tGAGCTTCTCTCTGCCCCAGTGTGGGGATATCTTGGAGGAGGTGCTTTTCCCCGAGCTGGCCCGGCCCGAGGCAGAGCGGTTGCTCTCAGGATACAAGGAGGAGGCCCGCCGCCTGCTGCCTGCTCCCCCCCGCCGCAAGAAGAGCCGCGCACGCAACCGCAagggcccccccccccccggaggACCCCCAGCCCACAGGCATGGCCACCGAGGGGCAGGAGACCGGCCATAcg GGGGCCACAGAGGTGGCTATTCTCACAGGCCCTACGGACACCAGCCACAGTACTGGGGCCCCCAGCACAGAGAG GAGTATAGACCCTTCTATAATCAGTACCGCACTGAGTTTGACCGCTTCTACGGCCGCAGCTACGACCCCCAGAGATACCGCGACTATTACAGCCAGTACAGTGGAGAG TGGGATCGGTATTACCAAGATCAGGATCGCTATGGATATGGAGGCGGCAACCGGAACTACAACTATGGGGGCGGTGGTGGCGGCGGCAACTACAGGGGTTACCGGTAA
- the LOC136764764 gene encoding heterogeneous nuclear ribonucleoprotein U-like protein 2 isoform X1: MSSIDVKKLKVAELRAELQQRGLDTRGLKADLVERLLAAIEAEEAVGESGEVEDEERPAADEAGELQEAPVDETPVQLVKSAPGEQPASARAVEELVPVVKPDVAARQEQTEACAPVQAGTQPPKHGATKIETPVKAALPTVTTQSQAETVSAPSADKAPSSPTRAPQINTATAAAPQSALTSKERATVGAPVKPQSLQAVEADRHETVQPPPPPQQQPPQLHTEKTVKETHTAPAPAKPQQASELGDGVVTTSAKSTPSPAKVKETHVGLLSTAAKGDGVNGQPQQDQDLPGPSDNGKTEEGASEESGSEMEQDAEQPGEEQVNQGSQLDPEGERRGVKRPHSERGRGYYEFKEEINYNRAKSPEPEPEMEEEEEELDEEQVRLDSYNCDLHFEVAAGGLGGQPLFWERFPLLWSGCRVTHGVSQGQVGFEAKLVKNLEVQGLPPDTPDTQVLRLGWSVDASSFQLGEDELSFGFDSRGKKVSGGQVEDFGEPFTESDVIGCYVSFSDSEVELSFQKNGVPLGVAFRLGRTPLGDSALFPHVLCRNCTVALNLGHEGAPWHPPPPGYTALASLAPQERIRAPLPPKSKQDCEVLLMVGMPGAGKTHWARSHMTQNPERRYNLLGTRTVLDCMKVPSPTAPTQREQVLQQATQCLSQLIRVAARRRRNYILDQANVYSSAQRRKLLRFGGFRRRAVVLCPPDEEWKRRLSELQKEEGEEVPEISLLKVKVSFSLPQCGDILEEVLFPELARPEAERLLSGYKEEARRLLPAPPRRKKSRARNRKGPPPPGGPPAHRHGHRGAGDRPYGGHRGGYSHRPYGHQPQYWGPQHREQEYRPFYNQYRTEFDRFYGRSYDPQRYRDYYSQYSGEWDRYYQDQDRYGYGGGNRNYNYGGGGGGGNYRGYR; this comes from the exons ATGAGTTCGATAGACGTGAAAAAGTTGAAAGTGGCCGAACTACGAGCGGAGCTGCAGCAGCGAGGCCTGGATACGCGAGGGCTGAAGGCCGACCTTGTGGAGCGCTTGCTTGCCGCCATCGAGGCCGAGGAGGCGGTGGGTGAGTCGGGAGAGGTCGAGGATGAGGAGCGGCCTGCAGCAGATGAGGCAGGGGAGCTCCAGGAAGCTCCCGTGGACGAGACGCCTGTGCAGCTGGTCAAATCAGCGCCTGGAGAGCAGCCAGCCTCCGCCAGGGCGGTGGAGGAGCTCGTCCCGGTGGTAAAGCCAGACGTAGCCGCCCGTCAGGAGCAGACGGAGGCCTGCGCGCCGGTTCAAGCCGGGACCCAGCCTCCGAAACATGGAGCTACCAAAATAGAAACGCCGGTTAAAGCAGCTCTTCCCACGGTGACCACACAGTCCCAGGCAGAGACAGTTTCTGCACCATCGGCAGATaaggccccgtccagccccacAAGAGCCCCACAGATCAACACGGCCACAGCAGCGGCGCCCCAGTCAGCATTGACCTCAAAGGAGAGGGCTACTGTGGGGGCACCGGTCAAGCCGCAGTCGCTTCAGGCGGTAGAAGCCGACAGACACGAAACCGTACAGCCACCACCgccaccacaacaacaaccGCCACAGTTACACACAGAGAAGACCGTCAAAGAGACGCACACCGCTCCAGCCCCGGCCAAACCCCAGCAGGCCTCAGAGCTGGGGGATGGAGTAGTCACCACCTCGGCAAAGAGCACCCCATCGCCGGCCAAAGTGAAGGAGACACACGTGGGCCTCCTATCGACTGCGGCCAAGGGGGACGGGGTGAACGGCCAGCCCCAGCAGGACCAGGACCTGCCAGGACCCAGCGACAACGGCAAGACCGAGGAGGGAGCGAGCGAGGAGTCGGGCTCGGAGATGGAGCAAGACGCGGAGCAGCCCGGCGAGGAGCAAG TGAATCAGGGTTCCCAGCTGGACCCCGAGGGGGAGAGGAGGGGTGTGAAGCGGCCACACAGTGAAAGGGGGCGGGGCTACTACGAGTTCAAGGAGGAAATCAACTATAACAG GGCGAAGTCTCCAGAGCCAGAGCCAGAgatggaggaggaagaggaggagctgGATGAAGAACAGGTCCGCCTGGACTCCT ATAACTGTGACCTGCACTTTGAGGTGGCTGCGGGGGGGCTGGGCGGCCAGCCTCTCTTCTGGGAGCGCTTCCCTCTGCTGTGGTCCGGCTGCAGGGTCACCCATGGTGTCTCACAGGGGCAGGTGGGCTTTGAGGCCAAG CTGGTGAAGAACCTGGAAGTACAAGGCCTTCCCCCCGACACCCCCGACACACAGGTCCTGCGACTCGGCTGGTCAGTGGACGCCTCCAGCTTCCAGCTTG GGGAGGACGAGCTGTCATTCGGGTTCGATAGTCGGGGTAAGAAGGTGTCGGGGGGTCAGGTGGAGGATTTCGGGGAGCCCTTCACAGAGAGTGACGTGATTGGCTGCTATGTG AGTTTCTCAGACTCTGAGGTCGAGCTGTCCTTCCAGAAGAATGGAGTGCCACTGGGTGTGGCTTTCCGGCTAGGCCGCACCCCCTTGGGGGACTCTGCCCTCTTCCCGCACGTTCTGTGTCGTAACTGCACTGTTGCCCTGAACCTGGGCCACGAGGGGGCACCCTGGCACCCGCCCCCACCTGGATACACAGCGCTAGCCAGCCTGGCCCCCCAGGAGCGGATCCGTGCCCCCCTTCCCCCCAAGAGCAAGCAGGACTGTGAG GTGCTGTTGATGGTGGGGATGCCTGGTGCTGGGAAGACGCACTGGGCACGCAGTCACATGACCCAGAACCCAGAGCGCCGCTACAATCTGTTGGGTACACGCACTGTACTGGACTGCATGAAg gtgccctcccccaccgcccCAACACAGAGGGAGCAGGTGCTGCAGCAGGCTACGCAGTGCCTCAGTCAGCTGATCAGAGTCGCTGCCCGCCGCCGACGCAACTACATCCTGGACCAG GCGAATGTGTACTCCTCTGCCCAGCGCAGGAAGCTCTTGCGGTTTGGGGGGTTTCGGCGGCGCGCCGTGGTGCTCTGCCCCCCTGATGAGGAGTGGAAGCGCAGACTGAGTGAGCTGCagaaggaggagggggaggaggtgcCTGAAATCTCACTGCTCAAAGTGAAGG tGAGCTTCTCTCTGCCCCAGTGTGGGGATATCTTGGAGGAGGTGCTTTTCCCCGAGCTGGCCCGGCCCGAGGCAGAGCGGTTGCTCTCAGGATACAAGGAGGAGGCCCGCCGCCTGCTGCCTGCTCCCCCCCGCCGCAAGAAGAGCCGCGCACGCAACCGCAagggcccccccccccccggaggACCCCCAGCCCACAGGCATGGCCACCGAGGGGCAGGAGACCGGCCATAcg GGGGCCACAGAGGTGGCTATTCTCACAGGCCCTACGGACACCAGCCACAGTACTGGGGCCCCCAGCACAGAGAG cAGGAGTATAGACCCTTCTATAATCAGTACCGCACTGAGTTTGACCGCTTCTACGGCCGCAGCTACGACCCCCAGAGATACCGCGACTATTACAGCCAGTACAGTGGAGAG TGGGATCGGTATTACCAAGATCAGGATCGCTATGGATATGGAGGCGGCAACCGGAACTACAACTATGGGGGCGGTGGTGGCGGCGGCAACTACAGGGGTTACCGGTAA